In one Paramisgurnus dabryanus chromosome 21, PD_genome_1.1, whole genome shotgun sequence genomic region, the following are encoded:
- the LOC135764994 gene encoding atrial natriuretic peptide receptor 1 produces the protein MHIIPSHPSSSHPNTESHHKHPTLKASSTCITMSPSVIYHIIRMMCLVVCVFGWHDLDNSEYDCWPLDKPDELNMIDCGGLEMAWILRPPEKVLSGEEFTVIYSVTVRDEFYQWAVNNNIFIHRSITDPDEARRFCEHHECPSNWRDANGENCCIHHANIHSCPMGFMKEAEERICGPWIPDDGKIFTHTISTSGKMSQTNWTAKVVLFHEGLTSLIAHIRVGNMQVALEAKSSVLPAIMCGDGICEEEESCATCPADCGDCPLGSTVQAAIVLTVTIVIISFIISAMWFKYQKQKLFWDESWIIDFNQIKQDYVARATMGSIMSVPAANSDSNASCVTALSSYTGVNTSRKQLYTHTGIYDGRTVAIKKIKSKTFSLTKTIRQEVKQVRELDHPNLCKFFGGCVEVPNVAIIIEYCPKGSLNDVLLNEEIPLNWGFRFSFATDIARGMSYLHQYKICHGRLKSSNCVIDDRWVCKITDYCLWVFRREDSPEPLTTYQQRLKEVYTPPEAQNGDQEPTLAGDVFSYSIILLEIATRNDPVPVEDSSLECAWCPPLPELISGKADSTCPCPTEYAELIRRCRAHNPTHRPTFEQIRKFVNKINPHKVSPVDMMMELMEKYSKHLEVLVGERTQDLMLEKQKTDRLLYSMLPKQVADDLRQGKPLQAQSYISATVFFSDIVGFTQLSSSSTPYQVVDFLNKLYTTFDDIIDNYDVYKVETIGDAYMVVSGVPRENGILHASEIASMALDLLSVCKTFRIPHRPQNQLQIRAGIHSGPVVAGVVGTKMPRYCLFGDTVNTASRMESNSEALKIQCSCSTFYLLEEIGGYTLTCRGVLQVKGKGDMVTYWLEGKRAVAPSKDSKKPVMVQEPDREDYTSIPGVLSPSNSTELLCDPN, from the exons ATGCACATCATCCCCTCCCACCCCTCATCCTCACATCCAAACACTGAATCTCATCACAAACACCCAACACTCAAAGCTTCATCGACCTGCATCACTATGAGTCCATCTGTGATTTATCACATCATACGCATG ATGTGTTTGGTGGTCTGTGTGTTCGGATGGCATGATTTAGACAACAGTGAATATGACTGCTGGCCTCTGGACAAACCAGATGAACTCAACATGATCGACTGTGGAG GTTTGGAAATGGCGTGGATTCTCCGTCCTCCAGAGAAGGTTCTGAGCGGTGAAGAGTTCACTGTTATTTACTCCGTCACAGTCAGAGATGAGTTTTACCAGTGGGCTGTCAACAATAATATATTCATACACAG GTCCATCACAGACCCAGATGAAGCCAGAAGATTCTGTGAGCATCATGAATGTCCCAGCAACTGGAGAGATGCGAACGGAGAAAACTGCTGCATCCATCATGCCAACATCCACTCCTGCCCCATGGGATTCATG AAAGAGGCAGAGGAGAGAATCTGTGGTCCTTGGATTCCAGATGATGGAAAAATCTTCACTCACACCATCTCGACTTCTGGAAAAATGTCCCAGACAAACTGGACTGCAAag GTGGTGTTGTTTCATGAGGGCTTGACGTCTCTGATCGCTCACATCCGTGTGGGAAACATGCAGGTCGCACTGGAGGCCAAAAGCTCGGTCTTACCTGCTATCa tgtgtgGTGATGGTATTTGTGAAGAAGAAGAGAGTTGTGCAACATGTCCTGCAGACTGTGGTGATTGTCCACTAGGTTCTACTGTACAAGCTGCAATCGTTCTTACTGTGACCATCGTCATCATCAGCTTCATCATCAGTGCTATG TGGTTTAAATATCAGAAACAGAAGCTCTTCTGGGATGAAAGTTGGATCATTGACTTCAATCAAATTAAACAAG atTATGTTGCCCGGGCGACCATGGGCAGTATCATGAGCGTTCCAGCTGCAAACAGTGACTCCAATGCCAGTTGTGTGACAGCGCTGAGCTCATACACGGGTGTTAACACATCACGAAAACAActctacacacacacaggcatcTA TGACGGACGAACCGTTGCCATCAAGAAAATTAAATCAAAAACATTTTCCCTTACAAAGACCATTCGTCAAGAGGTGAAGCAAGTGAG GGAACTGGACCATCCCAACCTCTGTAAGTTTTTTGGAGGTTGTGTGGAGGTTCCTAATGTTGCCATAATAATCGAGTATTGTCCTAAAGGAAGTCTGAATGATGTTCTACTGAATGAAGAGATTCCTTTAAACTGGGGCTTcag attCTCCTTTGCTACTGATATTGCTCGTGGGATGTCTTATCTCCATCAGTATAAGATCTGCCACGGACGCCTTAAATCATCTAACTGTGTTATAGACGACCGCTGGGTTTGTAAAATCACAG ATTATTGTCTGTGGGTTTTTCGGCGTGAAGACTCTCCTGAACCTCTCACTACATATCAGCAGAGACTGAAGGAGGTCTACACACCACCTGAAGCTCAGAATGGGGACCAGGAGCCCACTTTAGCCGGAGATGTGTTCAG TTATTCAATAATCTTACTGGAGATTGCCACTAGAAATGACCCAGTACCT gtTGAAGACAGCTCTCTGGAGTGTGCCTGGTGTCCTCCACTGCCTGAATTGATTTCGGGTAAAGCTGACAGCACCTGTCCCTGTCCTACTGAGTACGCTGAG CTGATTCGAAGGTGCCGTGCCCATAACCCTACCCACCGGCCCACTTTTGAGCAGATACGCAAGTTTGTCAACAAAATCAACCCACACAAAGTCAGTCCTGTGGACATGATGATGGAGCTG atgGAGAAGTACAGTAAACATCTGGAGGTTCTGGTGGGGGAACGAACACAAGATTTGATGCTGGAGAAACAAAAGACAGACCGACTTCTTtaca GTATGTTGCCCAAACAGGTGGCAGATGACCTGCGACAGGGCAAACCTTTACAAGCTCAGAGTTACATCAGTGCCACAGTCTTCTTCAG TGATATTGTGGGTTTTACACAGTTGTCCAGCTCAAGCACACCGTATCAGGTCGTTGACTTCCTCAATAAACTCTACACAacctttgatgacatcattgaCAACTATGACGTCTATAAAGTGGAAACGATCGGTGACGCGT ATATGGTGGTATCAGGGGTACCCAGAGAGAACGGGATCCTTCACGCTTCAGAGATCGCCAGCATGGCTCTCGACCTGCTGTCCGTCTGCAAGACCTTCAGAATCCCCCACAGACCACAAAACCAACTGCAGATCCGCGCTGGAATACACTCAG GTCCTGTAGTGGCAGGTGTGGTGGGAACTAAGATGCCACGCTACTGTTTGTTTGGAGATACGGTCAACACAGCGTCTCGCATGGAGTCGAATAGTGAGG CATTGAAGATTCAGTGTAGCTGCAGCACATTTTACCTGCTGGAAGAGATCGGTGGCTACACGCTGACCTGTCGAGGTGTGTTACAGGTGAAG GGTAAAGGTGATATGGTAACATACTGGCTTGAAGGGAAACGTGCTGTGGCTCC